ataagattactaaaaaattaatttttttatttgataaacaaCGAAGACAATAAGAACAATCTGAGATATATTTCTTCCATTGACACTAAACTTTTTCAAGCACTGACAAGGCACGGTTCTTGCTGTCTTAACCTTTCAGTAACTTTCTTATTCTTTCAATTCACTAACTTTACTCGAAACTAAACCTGCAACACATATCTActgtaatatttcttttttcgcctttacctttttattttattttttgaaagttataatttttgtttcaaacttGAAGCAAAACAACCATAATTTTCAGTATAGTGTTTTAGTTTCTTGCTTTTTGCATATGTTTTTGTACTCTAAATTTAAAAGCTATTTAGTATAGTGTTTTTAAACCAatgacttttaaatttttaatttagtttttttattgcaactttttaactccattttttttcttcttaaatttttctactgacatttctattttatttttcgttcttaaatttataacatgcattttaaattaatcattcaTTTTTACGAATATTTATAATTCAAGTCCATTTCATGTGTTATTATCAATAAAGATATTATTTGTAAAACCttcaatcaatttttatttttaatcatcatttttttggtcatttCTTTGATGCGGAAGGAGTTGATGACATTGGATAGCCGTAATTTTTCTCCTAACTTACTTTTCATTGAAAATtagtactaaaaataaaaaaaagtgttattaaaactaaaattttaatgaaaaatattttatagataataacataaaataaagtaaagttagtaaaaaaaattatatttaagaccaagaaaagaatattttttctaatatttgagatttttataatattatatatatatatatatatatatattaagtttcatttatatgtaaaaaaatattagtattaaatgcgctaaatatttacaaaaatatttaataaaaacttaTCTTATTACTATATGTTGTACTATCAATGAATGATATGACATCCAGAAAAAAGTGAGAAacgagttttttttatatttattttttgcattaGATATACCTTATTAAATGtttgtgacaatttttttaatttgaataaatatgtatatctatatataaattaatctattctttttcaatgaataaaaatattttaaacgctatttaaaacaatttaaatattaaataaatatttattttgatatctgAAAGTgtgagataataaaaaattagtttataaaaaatttaaaattcaaatttaatcccTAAATGTATAAATAATGTGGCATATTGGTcttaacatttaaatttgtaagataattttattattaagttataatgtttaaaaatgaatttgacattgaattttttttaggatcaatttgacattaaattacaaaattttgaaattaatttatcattaaattatttataatactatTTGGTCAtactttttacacatttaaaaaactaaattttaatttttaatcttttaaagataaatttatcaCACCCTAACGTTttcaaaaagtaaaatagatatttatatttaaatgttatattatgaTTATACTACTTCCACTCATTTGATTATAGATTTAACTATATTTAAATAAgttcatattaaataaattaaaaaaatttatatatatttaatatataaatataagatgATAAGGATTACTTTACATGTTCGTTTATAACCTTTTTTTATAACCTGTTTTTTCACATATACAGTTATACATGTTGCTCGTTTGAAGAgactaaaagaaaatgagaaggaATAAGTATGTAATGTGacttcaaatattatttacagGAAAGTTTTTCATAATTTGAGATAGTTAAGGTATATttaatctattatatatttttgagtTGGTATAATATCatattgttattaaaaatatttcaattgttttcaaattttcattcttatattattgtaattttctttttcgaGTATGGCATGGGTCTATTATCtagtgattaaaaaaagaaaaagaaaaagagctcaaataaaatgaatttcaattacttCAAGAACTTTGACACTAAGTTCCTAAACGAAACGCTTACCTTAATGGTAAAGTACAGCTCTATATAATTTGTGACAAAGACCTCCACTAAAATTGACCAAGCACATgtcttttttctctaaaaataattacacaggaaactttaatttcttaaaatagtcTAGAGTGAGAGTGGACTCAATCTAAGACTACTACACTTATACACAGCGAAGACACATTATCCCTTTCAAAGCCATCATCTTCCTCTTGTTCAAACCCTACCCACTTCTTCCTCTTGCAGAGTTTTATGAACAAGAAAAACCCAATCCCAGCCACGCTCATCACCCCACTCACCAAATATACAGTTTTCGTAGCAATAACCATAATCAAAACCAGAAACCCAGAGGGCACCAAACACATCACCACCAAAAGTGGAAGCTTCAATGGAACTCGGTAAGGCCTCTTAATGGAAGGAGATTTCCATCTCAACCAAAGAAACGAGGCGAACTCCAACAACATTCCCAAACTGTACAAGAAATTCGCCGAGGAAATGATGTCGGTGAAGTCCATGTACGACACACCAATCGTTATTATGGTAGAAACCAAAATCCCCAACCACGGCGTGTGGAACCACTTAGACCGAACACCGAAAAGCTTCGGTAATATCCCGATCTCCGCCATGCCGAGGATCTGATACGCGCTGCTGCTCAATTGGGCCTCGAAAAGCCCAATTGCAGATAAAACCGCGCCAAAATCAATCCATATTTTCAACCATTTTCCCGCGATGATCTCCGCAGCCTGCGCGTGAAACCCGTTTTCCCATTGAGTTTGATCAACCAAAACAGCTCCGGTGACAGCGAAAAGTGGTATCAGGTAAGACACGCAAGTGAAAATCACTGCCACAAAGAGAGCCAAGGGGAAAGTTTTCTGCGGTTCATCAACTTCCCCTGCTAAGGTACTCACGTTGTCCCAGAAGTTCAAGTTCCAGAAAAGAGTGTTGAAGAACAAGTTCCAATCTTTCTTCACACCCTTCTGCCCCAGACTGATCCACCTGTGTGGTTTAATCTTGGGGATTGCGATGAGGGACATTACGATAAAGGGGGTGAGAGAAATCACAGCAAGTAAAACGGCGACGTAGCC
The genomic region above belongs to Glycine max cultivar Williams 82 chromosome 14, Glycine_max_v4.0, whole genome shotgun sequence and contains:
- the LOC100812773 gene encoding probable polyamine transporter At3g13620; translated protein: MGEKENPSAESAPTTTVPTVSRTTKKPKKLTLIPLIFLIYFEVAGGPYGEEPAVQAAGPLLALLGFLVFPFIWSVPEALITAELTTAYPGNGGFVLWASRAFGPFWGSLMGTWKFLSGVINIAAFPVLCIDYVQKIFPVFHSGWARHVAVLSSTLTLSFLNYTGLTIVGYVAVLLAVISLTPFIVMSLIAIPKIKPHRWISLGQKGVKKDWNLFFNTLFWNLNFWDNVSTLAGEVDEPQKTFPLALFVAVIFTCVSYLIPLFAVTGAVLVDQTQWENGFHAQAAEIIAGKWLKIWIDFGAVLSAIGLFEAQLSSSAYQILGMAEIGILPKLFGVRSKWFHTPWLGILVSTIITIGVSYMDFTDIISSANFLYSLGMLLEFASFLWLRWKSPSIKRPYRVPLKLPLLVVMCLVPSGFLVLIMVIATKTVYLVSGVMSVAGIGFFLFIKLCKRKKWVGFEQEEDDGFERDNVSSLCISVVVLD